A section of the Gloeobacter violaceus PCC 7421 genome encodes:
- a CDS encoding heme/hemin ABC transporter substrate-binding protein, with product MGKMPAWKGLSFALLALLAVVCAGRAAEKPSASRIVALGGSITEIVYALDAGAQLVGVDASSTYPAAAARLPQVGYQRQVSAEGVLSLKPTLILATEEAGPPAALDQLKAAGVKLAVVPSSEHTPAGVEAKIRAVAKAVGRTERGEALVAGLRKDLAAARGEVARQRVRPRVLFLYARGANTLMVAGQDNAADAMLNLAGATNAVDGYEGYKPLTAEAAVAAAPDVVLVPAAGLASVGGIDGLAQLPGLALTPALKNKRVVAMDDLYLLGFGPRLAQAVRDLSRQLRSPAPAGAKV from the coding sequence ATGGGGAAAATGCCGGCCTGGAAGGGGTTGAGCTTCGCGTTGCTGGCCCTGCTGGCTGTGGTTTGTGCTGGTCGGGCGGCTGAGAAGCCTTCCGCATCCCGGATCGTGGCCCTGGGTGGATCGATCACCGAGATCGTCTACGCGCTCGATGCCGGTGCACAGCTGGTGGGCGTGGACGCTTCGAGCACCTATCCTGCGGCGGCGGCCCGTTTGCCCCAGGTGGGCTATCAGCGCCAGGTGTCCGCCGAAGGGGTGCTTTCGCTCAAACCCACGCTGATTTTAGCGACTGAAGAAGCAGGCCCGCCCGCTGCCCTCGACCAGCTCAAAGCGGCGGGGGTCAAGCTTGCCGTCGTTCCCAGCAGTGAGCACACCCCGGCGGGTGTAGAGGCAAAGATTCGGGCGGTCGCAAAGGCGGTGGGCCGCACCGAGCGCGGCGAAGCGCTGGTTGCCGGATTGCGCAAAGACCTGGCTGCTGCCCGGGGTGAGGTCGCCCGGCAGCGCGTCCGGCCCAGAGTGCTCTTTTTGTACGCACGAGGGGCGAACACGCTGATGGTGGCCGGACAGGATAACGCTGCCGATGCGATGCTCAACCTGGCGGGGGCCACCAATGCTGTGGACGGCTACGAAGGCTACAAGCCCCTCACCGCCGAGGCGGCGGTGGCGGCGGCTCCCGATGTCGTGCTGGTCCCTGCGGCGGGATTGGCGAGCGTCGGGGGCATCGATGGTCTTGCCCAACTGCCGGGACTGGCGCTCACCCCTGCGCTCAAAAACAAGCGGGTGGTAGCGATGGACGATCTGTACCTATTGGGCTTCGGGCCGCGCCTCGCTCAGGCCGTGCGCGATCTGAGCCGACAGCTGCGATCCCCGGCCCCGGCGGGGGCGAAGGTGTGA